Genomic segment of Synechococcus sp. A15-28:
TGCTGGCAGTCATCAGCAACGTGTTCTTCGGCATCCTGGGCAGCAACCTGGCCGAGGTCCATGGACGGACCCTGCTGCGTCTTCTCAATCCCTCCAGCACCGAAGCCCTGCTGGTGGCGGACGGGGTGCTGACCCCGGCGACCGCCAAAATTCTCGACACCAGCGTGATCATCGACGGACGCATCCGAGGAATGCTCGCCTGCGGATTGTTGGAAGGCCAGGTGATCGTGGCGGAGTCGGTGATCAGCGAGATGCAGCAGCTTTCTGACTCGACCAACATCGAAAAGCGCGCCAAGGGCCGCCGCGGCCTCAAGTTGCTGAAGGATCTGCGCGAGACCTATGGCCGACGGCTGGTGATCAACAGCACGAGATACGACGGAAACGGCACCGATGATCGTCTGTTGCAACTGGCGGATGACACCGGAGGAACCCTGGTGACCGCTGACTTCAATCTGGCGCAGGTGGCCACTGTCAAGAACCTCAAGGTGATGAACCTGAGTGAGCTGGTGATCGCCCTGCGCCCGGAGGTCCAGCCCGGCGACGAGCTCAATCTCAAGATCGTGCGCGAAGGCAAGGAGGAGAGCCAGGGGGTGGGCTACCTCGATGACGGAACGATGGTGGTGGTCAACGACGCCAAGCCCCTGATCGGGCAGCGCAAGCCGGTGGTGGTCACCGGCGCCCTGCAGACCCCAACGGGTCGGATGGTCTTTGCCCGGCTCGGAACCGGAACATCAGCCGCAGGATCAAAGGTGAAAAGCAAGGGCAAACCGTCCAGACCGAACAGCCCCAGGACCGAAGGCCCCCGCTAGGCTCCTGCCACACGAGCCGAAGCGCGGTAGATGACGACGTCAGCCCCCTATTACGGCGATAGCGCCGTGATGCGGACTCCCCCTCCAGATCTTCCTTCCCTGCTGTTGAAGGAACGGATCGTTTATCTGGGACTCCCCCTGTTTTCGGACGACGATGC
This window contains:
- a CDS encoding TRAM domain-containing protein; this encodes MVDLLILLLFVGSGAAAGWLGIHLLPEQLVNPDTDAEQLRLILTAGGGGAGLLAGLVFKRLRVRLMQQVRTMPTDLLVSRAVGLILGLLVANLLLLPVLLLPFAGGVVLLKPLLAVISNVFFGILGSNLAEVHGRTLLRLLNPSSTEALLVADGVLTPATAKILDTSVIIDGRIRGMLACGLLEGQVIVAESVISEMQQLSDSTNIEKRAKGRRGLKLLKDLRETYGRRLVINSTRYDGNGTDDRLLQLADDTGGTLVTADFNLAQVATVKNLKVMNLSELVIALRPEVQPGDELNLKIVREGKEESQGVGYLDDGTMVVVNDAKPLIGQRKPVVVTGALQTPTGRMVFARLGTGTSAAGSKVKSKGKPSRPNSPRTEGPR